From the genome of Streptomyces xanthophaeus:
GGGGGAAGGGGTGAACTTCTCGATCTTCTTGCGCAGCAGCATCGCGTTGGTGCAGAGGAACACATACTTCCGCTTCGCCACCAACTGCCGGACGATCTCGTGGATCTGCGGGTGCATCAAGGGCTCGCCGCCCGCGATGGACACCATGGGCGCACCGGACTCCAGTACGGCGCCGACCGCCTGGGCGACCGGCATGCGCTGCTTGAGCACCCCGGCCGGGTGCTGGATCTTTCCGCACCCCTCACAGGCCAGGTTGCAGGCGTAGAGCGGTTCCAGTTCGACGATCAGCGGGAACTTCTCACGCTTGCGGAGCTTCTGTTCGAGAAGATACGTCCCGACCCTGATGGACTGGCGCAGCGGCATGGCCATCTGGCTCACCTCCTGGGGAGCAGCAACGAACGGTGCCATTCATGAAACGCGGGCAGTACGGCACGCAGGACACGGAAGGCCGATATTCCCCCGCGAACCGTGCCGATACGGACGAGCTCGTGCTCCGGAGCGTCCACGATCACCCGGACGGCCGCAACCGGACGGCCGCCGCCCCGGGTGGCGGCCCACAGGGTGGCCGCGGACTCCATGTCGACCGCGACGGCGCCGGTGGCGCGCAGCTGCGCGCGCTCCTGGCCGCGGACGACGTGGTCGGATCCGGTCAGCACGCCGGTGTGCACGGTCCGGCCCGGGGCGGCCCGGGCCAGTGCCTCGGCGAGCAGGGTGCTGCCGGTGCAGGTGACGGTTCCCTGCGGGTCCCGGGTCTCCTCGGCGACGACCAGGTCTCCGGGGTGCATGCCGGGGACCAGCCCGGCGCAGAACCCCGTCGCGAGGACGGCGGCGAGGTCCATGCCCGGCCGGTCCAGCGCCCGGCCGACGGCCCGCTCCGCCGCGCGCGGGCCCATCCCGGTGCGCAGCAGGACGTGCCCGCCGGCCGGTCCGCGCCCCGGGCCGCGGCAGGCGCTGCGCAGCGCCGCCTGCTCGATGCGCAGCGCGCAGGCCAGCAGCAGCGGGTCGGGCCTGCGGGCCCGGTCGTCCCCGCCGGCGGCGGACATCACGCCTCCCCGGCCGCTGCCGGATGCGCTCCGGCCGGGGCGAACGGTTCCCCGTACAGGTAGCGGCCGAGCGCGGTGAGCGGGAACACCTGCCGGTACAGGTGGTAGTTGATGGAGAAGTCCCAGGGGAAGCCGGTGCCGGTGAAGTACGGCTCGTCCCAGGTGCCGTCCTCCTTCTGGGTCTCCACCAGGTGGGCGATGCCCCGCTCCACGGCCTTGCCCTCGCGCTCGCCGGCCGACAGCAGGGCCATGAGCGCCCAGGCGGTCTGCGAGGCGGTGGAAGCGCCCTTCCCCGCCCAGGACGGGTCCTTGTAGGAGCGCTGGTCCTCGCCCCATCCGCCGTCCTCGTTCTGTACGGATTCCAGCCAGCGCACGGCCCGCCGGATCGCGGGATGCCCCGGGGAGATCCCGGCGGCGGTGAGGGCCGGGACCACCGAGCCGGTGCCGTAGACGTAGTTGGTGCCCCAGCGGCCGAACCAGCCGCCGCTCGGCTCCTGTTCGGCCAGCAGCCAGGCGATGCCGCGCCGGGTCCGCGCGTCTCCCGCGCGGCCCTCGAAGGCGAGCATTTCCACCACGTGGGCGGTGACGTCGGCCGAGGGCGGGTCGATGACCTCGCCGAAGTCGCAGAAGGGCAGCTTGTTCGGAAGGGGGCTGGTGTTGTCGGCGTCGAAGGCGCCCCACGCACCGTTCCTCGACTGCATGCCGAGGTTCCACGACACCCCGCGGGCGATGGCCGCCTCGACGCGGGCCGGGTCCGGGTGCTTGATCCGGCGCAGGGCGAGGACCACCTCGGCCGTGTCGTCGATGTCGGGGTAGGTGTCGTTGTGGAACTCGAACGCCCAGCCGCCGGGGGCGAGCCCGGGCCGGCGCACGGCCCAGTCGCCCGTGCGGACGATCTCCTCGCCGAGCATCCAGTCGGCCGCCCTGACCAGTGCGGGATGGTCGGGGCGCAGGCCCGCGTCGGCCAGGGCGATCGCGGCGAGGCAGGTGTCCCACACCGGGGACTGACAGGCCTCGATCATCCGGGCGCCGTCCGCGCGCCACACCGCGAACCGCTCCAGGGACTCCAGTCCGGCGCGCATCACCGGATGCCCGAGGTCGTAGCCGAGCAGGTGCAGGGCGATGACCGAGTACACGGCGGGCGGCTGGATCCCGCCCCAGCAGCCGTCGTTCTCCTGTCGTTCGACGATCCAGCGGCCGGCGGTGGCCATCGCCGCCTTGCGCAGCCGGCGCGGGGCGAACCGGCGGTAGACGTGCAGGGCCTTGTCCATCCGCTGGAAGGCGCCGTCCCAGCTGGTCAGCGGGGCGAGTCTGCGGGCGGGGTGGGGCGTGCGCGCGTCGGCGTGCAGCTCGTCGAGGGCGAAGGGGGCCGGGCGGACCGGGCGCAGGGCGGAGACCACGGTGAGCGGGACGATGGTCTGGCGGGCCCAGCAGCCGAAGTCGTAGATGTTCAGCGGCACCCAGGGCGGCAGGAAGACCAGCTCGGGCGGGAGTTCGGGCAGGTGTTCCCAGTTCCACCAGCCGAAGAGGGCCAGCCAGATCCGGGTGAAGACGCGGGCGGCGGCGATCCCTCCGTGGGCCCGGATCCAGGCCGAGGCCCGGGACATGTGCGGGGCGTCCGGCGCGTCCCCGGCGAGGCGCAGCGCGACGTAGGCCTCGATGGTGGCGGACAGTTCGGGCGGTCCGCCGTGGAAGGTGGCCCAGGTGCCGTCCTCGCGCTGTTCGCCGCGGATGAAGAGGGCGGCGGCCGAGGTGGTGGCCTCGTCCCGGATCCCGAGGAACTGCCGCAGCAGCAGGTCCTCCGCGTCCATGGTGACGTTGGTCTCCAGGTCGCCCTTCCACCAGCCTTCGGGGTCCTGGCGGTCCAGCAGGTTCCTGGTGGCGCGCGCGGCGGCCTCGTACACCCCCGGCGGGGCGCCGTCCGGCGGCCGGGGCAGGTCCGCGGCCACGGTGGTCCGGACCGGCCGGTCGGGCCCCGGTCCGGCGGACGGGTCCGCGGTGAGGGCACGGCCGCCGCCCCGGCCGGTGGTCGGCGCGGGCGGGCCGCCCGGCTTCGCCGCGGGCGGCATCGTGGCCACGCCCTGACGGCCGGCGGGCGGGGTCGACTGCCCCGGTCCGGCCGCCGGTGGGGCGCAGCGGGCGCCCTGCGCGCCGGGCGTGCCCGGCGGTCCGTACTCGGCCCGCGGGCCTGCCCGGCCCGCGCGGGACGGGGCGGGCGGCCCCGGTTCTGCGGCCGGGCCACGGGCGCGCCCCACGCCGGGGCCTGCCGGGAGGCCCTGGGCGCCCGGGGTGGATTCGCTGCCGGCGCCGGCGCTCTCGGCGCTGCCGTCGGTCGTCGCTGTCATGGCTTCCCCTTAGAACAGTGTCCTCTGCTGTGCTGGGGTCTGCCGTCGGCCGGTGCGCGCCACGCTCAGGTGGCGGCGCCGGCCGGCGACTCGCGATTCATATCCGCTGTCGGGTGGCGATCACCTCTTGCGCACGACGACGAAGTCCGCGAGGGCCACGAGCTGGTCGCGCACGCGCTGCGGCATGTCGACGTCGTCCAGGGCCCGGATCGCGACGGCGTGCTGGCGGCGCGCCTCGTCGGCGGTCCACCGGCGGCCGCCGGCCTCCTCGATGAGGGCCGCGCGGGCCGCGAACTCCTCCTCCGAGAAGTTCTCGAAGTCGCTGCTCTTGGCGTCGGCGGCGAGCAGTTCGGCGAGCTGCTCGGAGGCCTCCCCGCCGGCGGCGAGGGCGGCGACCACCGGCAGGGACTTCTTGCGCTGGCGCAGGTCGCTCCAGGTCTGCTTGCCGGTCGCCTCCGGGTCGCCCCAGATGCCGAGCAGGTCGTCGACGGCCTGGAAGGCGAGGCCCAGGTGGTAGCCGTACTCCTCCAGCTTGTCGGCGGTACGGTCGTCCGCGCCGCCGAGCACCGCGCCGATGGAGACCGCGCAGGCGAGGAGCGCACCGGTCTTGTTGCCCTCCATCTCCAGGCACTCCTCGACGCTGACGCGCTCGCGGTGCTCGTAGGAGATGTCCTGCGCCTGGCCGTCGATGAGCTTGCGGCTGGCGGTGGTCAGCCGGCGGGTCGCGCGGCCCGCCTCCACGGTGCCGAGCTCCAGCAGCACCTCGTTGGCGAGGGCGAACAGG
Proteins encoded in this window:
- the shc gene encoding squalene--hopene cyclase; protein product: MTATTDGSAESAGAGSESTPGAQGLPAGPGVGRARGPAAEPGPPAPSRAGRAGPRAEYGPPGTPGAQGARCAPPAAGPGQSTPPAGRQGVATMPPAAKPGGPPAPTTGRGGGRALTADPSAGPGPDRPVRTTVAADLPRPPDGAPPGVYEAAARATRNLLDRQDPEGWWKGDLETNVTMDAEDLLLRQFLGIRDEATTSAAALFIRGEQREDGTWATFHGGPPELSATIEAYVALRLAGDAPDAPHMSRASAWIRAHGGIAAARVFTRIWLALFGWWNWEHLPELPPELVFLPPWVPLNIYDFGCWARQTIVPLTVVSALRPVRPAPFALDELHADARTPHPARRLAPLTSWDGAFQRMDKALHVYRRFAPRRLRKAAMATAGRWIVERQENDGCWGGIQPPAVYSVIALHLLGYDLGHPVMRAGLESLERFAVWRADGARMIEACQSPVWDTCLAAIALADAGLRPDHPALVRAADWMLGEEIVRTGDWAVRRPGLAPGGWAFEFHNDTYPDIDDTAEVVLALRRIKHPDPARVEAAIARGVSWNLGMQSRNGAWGAFDADNTSPLPNKLPFCDFGEVIDPPSADVTAHVVEMLAFEGRAGDARTRRGIAWLLAEQEPSGGWFGRWGTNYVYGTGSVVPALTAAGISPGHPAIRRAVRWLESVQNEDGGWGEDQRSYKDPSWAGKGASTASQTAWALMALLSAGEREGKAVERGIAHLVETQKEDGTWDEPYFTGTGFPWDFSINYHLYRQVFPLTALGRYLYGEPFAPAGAHPAAAGEA
- a CDS encoding phosphorylase family protein, producing the protein MSAAGGDDRARRPDPLLLACALRIEQAALRSACRGPGRGPAGGHVLLRTGMGPRAAERAVGRALDRPGMDLAAVLATGFCAGLVPGMHPGDLVVAEETRDPQGTVTCTGSTLLAEALARAAPGRTVHTGVLTGSDHVVRGQERAQLRATGAVAVDMESAATLWAATRGGGRPVAAVRVIVDAPEHELVRIGTVRGGISAFRVLRAVLPAFHEWHRSLLLPRR
- a CDS encoding polyprenyl synthetase family protein; amino-acid sequence: MTSTISSTGTTSTASTGTRGEPVNPGNPAVENTDASVGTAGGGVEKADTIALLERGRTLSTPALRAAVDRLAAPMDTVAAYHFGWIDAQGNVADGDGGKAVRPALALLSAEAAGAAAEVGIPGAVAVELVHNFSLLHDDLMDGDEQRRHRDTVWKVHGPALAILVGDALFALANEVLLELGTVEAGRATRRLTTASRKLIDGQAQDISYEHRERVSVEECLEMEGNKTGALLACAVSIGAVLGGADDRTADKLEEYGYHLGLAFQAVDDLLGIWGDPEATGKQTWSDLRQRKKSLPVVAALAAGGEASEQLAELLAADAKSSDFENFSEEEFAARAALIEEAGGRRWTADEARRQHAVAIRALDDVDMPQRVRDQLVALADFVVVRKR